In the genome of Terriglobales bacterium, the window AGACGAACCAGGGGCCCGTCTCCCTCTTTCGGTTCCAACTTTACTCCTCGAATTACGCTGCCTGGCTCTTGCCTTCGGCCTTGGTTCCCTCGACGGTCTTGCCCAGAGTTTTGCCGGAGCCGATGTTTACTTTGATCTGCTTCGGTTTCGCTTCGGCGCGCTTTGCCAGTTCGATCTTCAGCACTCCGTTCTCATAATTGGCGCTGACGCTCTCCGGATCCAAGGTATTCGGCAGCGTGAATGAACGGGCGAAGCTGCCATAGCGGCGCTCAATGCGGTGGAAGTTCTCTTCCTTTTCTTCTTTTTCGAACTTGCGCTCGCCACTCACGGTGAGCGTGTTGTTCTCTAAACGAACATCGACATCGTCCTGATTGATGCCCGGGATTTCGAGCTTCAGCGTGACCTTGTGCTCGTCCTCGTAAACGTCAACGGCGGGAACGAAGCTGCCGGCGGTGGTCAGTTCGTCCTGACCTGTGCGGCCGTAGTCCTGAAAAAGGCTGTTCACGCGATTCTGCAATGAGGCAAGCTCACGAAAGGGGTCCCAACGTGTAACGACCATAATGTTTTTTCCTCCGAAAGCGATTGAATCAAACTCTGCTTGGCATTCAGCCCAGCTATAGGCTTTGATGCTTACCTAAGCCGTAAAGAAGCATAAAATGTGAGTGTGCTGTTGTCAATAGTGTAATAGTTTGTAGTATATGACGTGTTTTCAGTTACATACTGATACAAGTATCCATAGGTTAGCTGGCCGCAGTCGCGAAGTTGAGAAACGCAATCCATCCCACTTCCGGCGTTCGCTTTTGAACAGACTGTCCCATCGACGAGCAGGTTCACCGACTTACCCTGCTAGCAGACCCCTTGGTCTGAGTAGCCTTTTCTTGTACTTAGAGGGAAGGAACCGGTCGGCAGCTCAGTTGCGTATATCTCCGCAGACGTTTCTTCAGAGGAGTTGAGGGCACCTCATGAGGCAACACCGGGAAGCGATCGTCTTTTCGACTCTGCTGAGCTGCTTGGTTTTGTTCTGCGGCTTCATCGGCAGAGAGCCAGCCAACCCGACTCGTTCGACGGAAGACGGCATCAGCCGACACATTGCGCAGCTCCGCTCCGGGGAAGCGCAGCGCAGGGCAGCAGCCGCATATTGGCTAGGTAGCCGGGGTACGGCCGCAGAACGGGCGATTCCAGCACTGGTGGATCTGCTCGGCAACGCGACTCAGGTGGAAGTCTCGAAATACCGCAAGCCCGACTCGCCGGAGACCACTACTGCCACTTTGGGCGAGGAAGCCGCCGCCGCGCTGGTGAATATCGGCAAATCGTCGACGGACGCGCTCATCAAAATTCTGATCACTTCGCCCGAGCCGCACGCA includes:
- a CDS encoding Hsp20/alpha crystallin family protein, with the protein product MVVTRWDPFRELASLQNRVNSLFQDYGRTGQDELTTAGSFVPAVDVYEDEHKVTLKLEIPGINQDDVDVRLENNTLTVSGERKFEKEEKEENFHRIERRYGSFARSFTLPNTLDPESVSANYENGVLKIELAKRAEAKPKQIKVNIGSGKTLGKTVEGTKAEGKSQAA